One Paenibacillus riograndensis SBR5 DNA segment encodes these proteins:
- a CDS encoding helicase C-terminal domain-containing protein: protein MDHAEIFLSVRTLVEYAFSSGSLEPGFRSGAAMAEGTRIHQHIQKQYKEGDRKEVYLKAEIPYEGLLFIIDGRCDGLLAGEDGRLIVEEIKSIAGPLDSTMEGKEVHWAQALMYAYMIVMDQELPSIEVKLTYVLRGSDEQRSLYRTAGREELEAFASETVARYAPFAKLKVHHKARREESIRSLDFPFRDYRQGQRHFAAAVYKTTAEGVNLFAQAPTGIGKTMSTLFPAVKALGEGVVAGIFYLTAKTVTRFAAQEAVLLLLAGSLHLHAITLTAKEKACFREEGLCGKESCPYADGYYDRVNAALLDMLEHETLMTQEIIDAYARRHEVCPFEFSLDAAYACDMVICDYNYIYDPRISLKRLPEERKKKTVLLVDEAHNLVDRGREIFSASLTKAPFLNLQRQYKTVNRKLGAAAKAVNAFFIALRKSCNEDGEGHWAEYPEELPQLLEAFAAEAELELSSPSSALITPAGDGEDGLLDTYYAVQGMLRTIKTYDERYVTYAEVRRGDVFLKLFNLDPSHLLQQMAKGFRSQILFSATLSPMSYYRDMIGAAEEDYSLRVASPFHKEQWEVSVLPVSTRYRDRADSLIPLSDALRGMVARKGNYLVFFPSYAYLQNVFEVFTDKYPEITTLVQGSGMGEQAREEFLASFRPDNPQTLLGFAVLGGIFSEGVDLPGDRLNGVMIVGVGLPQVGLERNLLRGYFGSQGKNGFDYAYVYPGMCKVQQAGGRLIRSESDRGIIVLADDRFLQQPYAGLLPEEWRDYLIRT from the coding sequence ATGGACCATGCAGAAATATTTCTTTCGGTAAGAACGCTGGTGGAGTATGCCTTCAGCAGCGGCAGTCTGGAGCCGGGGTTCCGGAGCGGGGCGGCGATGGCGGAAGGCACGCGTATTCATCAGCATATCCAGAAGCAATATAAAGAAGGGGACCGCAAGGAGGTCTACCTCAAGGCAGAAATTCCGTATGAGGGACTTCTCTTCATCATCGACGGACGCTGTGACGGTTTGCTGGCCGGAGAGGACGGCAGGCTGATCGTAGAGGAAATCAAGTCCATAGCCGGACCCCTGGATTCCACGATGGAAGGGAAAGAGGTCCATTGGGCGCAAGCGCTTATGTATGCCTATATGATCGTAATGGATCAGGAGCTTCCTTCTATTGAAGTTAAGCTGACGTATGTGCTGAGAGGCAGTGATGAGCAGCGCAGCCTGTACAGGACAGCCGGGCGGGAGGAGCTTGAGGCCTTTGCCTCCGAAACGGTGGCCCGATATGCGCCCTTTGCGAAGCTGAAGGTACATCATAAGGCCCGGAGGGAAGAGAGTATCCGGAGTCTGGATTTTCCATTCCGGGATTACCGGCAGGGCCAGCGGCATTTTGCCGCCGCCGTGTACAAGACAACGGCTGAAGGTGTTAATCTGTTCGCCCAGGCTCCTACAGGCATCGGCAAAACAATGTCGACCCTGTTCCCGGCGGTAAAAGCACTGGGCGAAGGGGTGGTCGCGGGGATCTTCTATTTGACCGCCAAGACAGTTACCCGGTTTGCGGCGCAGGAGGCGGTGCTGCTGCTGCTTGCAGGCAGCCTTCATCTCCATGCCATCACGCTGACGGCTAAGGAGAAAGCCTGCTTCCGTGAGGAAGGGCTCTGCGGCAAGGAGAGCTGCCCTTATGCCGATGGTTATTATGACCGGGTGAACGCGGCGCTGCTGGACATGCTGGAGCATGAAACACTGATGACGCAGGAGATTATCGACGCCTATGCCCGGCGGCATGAGGTGTGTCCATTTGAATTCTCGCTGGACGCCGCCTATGCCTGCGACATGGTCATTTGTGATTACAACTATATCTATGACCCCCGGATCAGTCTGAAACGGCTGCCGGAGGAACGCAAGAAGAAGACGGTGCTGCTGGTGGATGAGGCCCATAACCTGGTGGACCGGGGCAGGGAAATATTCTCTGCCTCGCTGACCAAGGCGCCGTTCCTGAACCTGCAGCGGCAGTATAAGACAGTTAACCGCAAGCTTGGCGCCGCCGCCAAAGCGGTGAATGCTTTTTTCATCGCGCTGCGCAAAAGCTGTAATGAGGACGGCGAAGGACATTGGGCTGAATATCCAGAGGAATTGCCGCAGCTGCTGGAGGCTTTTGCCGCCGAAGCGGAACTGGAGCTGTCAAGTCCGTCCTCCGCTCTCATTACTCCGGCCGGGGATGGGGAAGATGGCCTGCTGGATACCTATTATGCGGTCCAGGGCATGCTGCGCACCATCAAAACCTATGATGAACGGTATGTCACCTACGCAGAGGTGCGGCGCGGCGATGTGTTCCTGAAGCTGTTCAATCTGGACCCCTCGCATCTGCTGCAGCAGATGGCCAAAGGCTTCCGCAGCCAGATTCTCTTCTCGGCGACTCTCTCGCCGATGTCCTATTACCGGGACATGATTGGGGCAGCAGAAGAGGATTACAGCCTGCGTGTAGCTTCTCCGTTCCACAAAGAGCAGTGGGAGGTGTCCGTGCTTCCGGTATCCACCCGTTATCGTGACCGTGCCGATTCCCTGATCCCCTTGAGCGACGCACTGCGCGGTATGGTTGCAAGGAAGGGGAATTATCTTGTGTTTTTCCCTTCCTACGCTTATTTGCAGAATGTCTTCGAGGTGTTCACAGACAAGTATCCGGAGATCACAACCCTGGTGCAGGGCAGCGGAATGGGTGAGCAGGCACGGGAGGAGTTCCTCGCTTCCTTCCGTCCGGACAATCCGCAGACGCTGCTTGGCTTCGCGGTGCTTGGCGGGATTTTTTCGGAGGGGGTTGATTTGCCCGGGGACCGCTTGAATGGTGTGATGATTGTTGGTGTCGGTCTGCCGCAGGTCGGACTGGAACGCAATCTGCTGCGCGGATATTTTGGGTCCCAAGGGAAGAACGGCTTTGATTATGCCTATGTCTATCCGGGTATGTGCAAAGTGCAGCAGGCGGGCGGAAGGCTGATCCGCAGTGAGAGTGACAGAGGAATCATTGTGCTGGCCGATGACCGTTTTTTACAGCAGCCTTATGCGGGCCTGCTCCCTGAGGAATGGCGGGACTACCTTATCCGGACCTAA
- a CDS encoding CidA/LrgA family protein gives MKKLGLGLLQVAGLTVFSMLVNVLTPFLHIPIPGSIIGMILLFLLLESGIIRLNWVEAGASWLLAELLLFFIPSAIGVMKYSKLLESDGLQVLAVVIVGTFAVMASSGLLTGAISKAKERRES, from the coding sequence ATGAAAAAGTTAGGTCTAGGCTTGCTGCAGGTAGCTGGACTCACCGTGTTCTCAATGCTCGTTAATGTATTGACCCCATTCCTTCATATTCCCATTCCCGGAAGCATCATCGGCATGATCCTTTTGTTCCTGCTGCTGGAATCCGGAATCATCCGTCTGAACTGGGTTGAAGCCGGAGCTTCCTGGCTGCTCGCCGAACTGCTGCTGTTCTTTATCCCTTCAGCTATAGGTGTTATGAAATATTCCAAGCTGCTCGAATCAGACGGCCTTCAAGTGCTGGCAGTTGTGATTGTCGGTACCTTCGCTGTAATGGCCAGCTCAGGGCTGCTTACGGGAGCTATATCAAAAGCAAAGGAGCGTAGAGAATCATGA
- a CDS encoding MarR family winged helix-turn-helix transcriptional regulator, which yields MSQQIDPLVERLGLSMWKVQRKIASQMSLHREIGLTVPQFGLLRMIAQEQNARVIQLADKMEVKSSAVTVMLDRLELLGLSAREQDEHDRRAVIVTLTDKGEKLLEEGKNRFLLLLSEYLAILQPEELQNFADYYQMLDQQER from the coding sequence ATGTCGCAACAAATCGATCCGCTGGTAGAACGTTTAGGGTTATCCATGTGGAAGGTACAGCGCAAAATTGCCTCGCAAATGTCCCTGCACCGGGAAATCGGACTTACCGTGCCGCAATTCGGCCTGCTTCGTATGATTGCCCAGGAGCAGAATGCGCGGGTGATCCAGCTTGCGGACAAAATGGAGGTCAAATCCAGTGCGGTAACGGTGATGCTGGACCGACTGGAGCTGCTGGGGCTAAGCGCGCGCGAGCAGGATGAACACGACCGCAGAGCCGTCATTGTAACCCTTACCGACAAGGGGGAGAAGCTGCTTGAAGAAGGAAAAAACCGCTTCCTGCTTCTGCTTAGTGAATATTTGGCCATCCTGCAGCCGGAAGAGCTGCAAAATTTCGCTGACTATTATCAGATGCTGGACCAGCAGGAACGTTAA
- a CDS encoding methyl-accepting chemotaxis protein — protein sequence MKLATKLTWMILIVLLLVGSSIGFFGYRAAYHQVDEAAGIELVGCANITTGLIDPADITALVNGDSSKVSAIEERIGWIVAHKPIFKEAFILSLDGKILAADTSLKKRGYKAGDDFYFTEEDKAMITTMKHSAYSKVYTYQGTSLKTGYGPIYQDHDPTKPIIALMAINFDGPLIQERTLDIIVQPFIIGGSILIIAILAAYLMIRRMVSPLTKLSASVNTIARGDLTHEPLLFNSKDEIGTLARDFNDMALSLRDIITQVNDTSMLVASSSQELSASAQETNRAGEHSANVTIELAEGAGTQLKDLEGSYQAVQDMSRFITEIAGNADSAKDTAANNAQKARLGRQSLDSTTSQIGIVSESIHDLSDIIATLGSHSKEIENIVGTISSIAEETNLLALNAAIEAARAGEEGRGFAVVAGSVRKLAERSAASAGQIGELVSLIISQMDNAGETMKRSTEEMEQGKELILSAGRSFSEIETSVSDMSSQSQQISETVRELGLIAGGLVESIQKIVTVSNYTAEGAMTLSATSQEQLAAMEEVESSAGFLSSLAEKLQVLVERFKV from the coding sequence ATGAAATTAGCAACAAAATTAACTTGGATGATCCTTATTGTGTTGCTCCTTGTAGGGTCCTCCATCGGATTCTTTGGTTACCGTGCCGCCTATCATCAGGTAGATGAGGCTGCGGGAATTGAGCTGGTGGGCTGCGCCAATATTACAACCGGCCTGATTGATCCGGCCGACATCACAGCACTTGTCAACGGGGATAGCAGCAAAGTGTCTGCGATTGAAGAACGGATCGGCTGGATTGTGGCACACAAACCCATTTTCAAGGAAGCATTCATCCTGTCACTGGACGGTAAAATACTCGCTGCCGACACCAGCTTGAAAAAAAGAGGCTATAAAGCCGGTGATGACTTCTATTTTACAGAAGAAGATAAAGCCATGATTACTACCATGAAGCATTCCGCATACTCCAAAGTTTATACATATCAAGGAACCTCGCTCAAAACCGGGTATGGCCCCATTTATCAGGATCATGATCCCACCAAACCTATTATCGCCCTGATGGCTATCAATTTTGACGGGCCCTTAATTCAAGAACGGACGCTGGATATTATTGTTCAGCCTTTCATCATCGGCGGCTCCATTCTGATCATAGCCATACTCGCCGCCTACCTGATGATCCGCCGTATGGTAAGTCCGCTCACCAAGCTGTCCGCCTCGGTGAACACTATTGCGAGAGGCGACCTTACCCATGAACCGCTGCTCTTCAACAGTAAAGATGAAATCGGGACACTGGCCCGCGACTTCAATGACATGGCCCTGAGTCTGCGCGACATTATCACCCAGGTGAATGACACCTCCATGCTGGTCGCCTCTTCCTCCCAAGAGCTGTCTGCAAGCGCCCAGGAGACGAACCGTGCCGGAGAGCATAGCGCGAATGTTACCATTGAGCTGGCTGAAGGTGCGGGTACCCAGTTGAAGGACCTGGAAGGAAGCTATCAGGCTGTGCAGGACATGTCCCGCTTCATTACCGAGATTGCCGGGAATGCCGACAGCGCGAAGGATACCGCTGCAAATAACGCCCAAAAAGCCCGCCTCGGCCGGCAATCGCTGGACTCTACGACCTCCCAGATCGGGATTGTGAGCGAAAGCATCCATGACCTTTCGGACATTATCGCTACGCTGGGCAGCCACTCCAAAGAGATTGAGAACATCGTAGGTACGATTTCCAGCATCGCTGAAGAAACCAATCTGCTGGCCTTGAATGCAGCGATAGAAGCTGCACGTGCCGGAGAAGAAGGCCGGGGCTTCGCCGTCGTTGCCGGCTCTGTCCGTAAACTTGCCGAGCGTTCAGCCGCATCGGCCGGCCAGATTGGCGAGCTGGTCAGCCTGATCATCAGCCAGATGGACAACGCCGGTGAAACCATGAAACGTTCAACGGAAGAGATGGAGCAGGGCAAGGAGCTGATCCTGTCCGCCGGACGCTCCTTCTCCGAGATCGAAACCTCCGTCTCCGACATGTCTTCACAGAGCCAGCAGATCTCCGAGACCGTCCGTGAACTGGGCCTGATTGCAGGCGGACTTGTGGAGTCGATTCAGAAAATCGTCACGGTGTCCAATTATACGGCAGAAGGTGCCATGACCCTCTCCGCCACTTCCCAGGAGCAGCTGGCCGCGATGGAAGAAGTAGAATCCTCAGCCGGGTTCCTTTCATCTCTGGCAGAGAAGCTGCAGGTTCTGGTCGAGAGGTTCAAGGTGTAG
- a CDS encoding LTA synthase family protein — protein sequence MQKEGEAVSSLNVKRWLIKPFVYFSILFILKSFLAWGVIFGDLLSWKTLLTEIPFVWALFALIERFASKRKLGYYMTVNLLVTAIFFAAIMYFKYYGVIVTYHAAEQVNQVTAVRNSVFSLMDPYYLLIFADIIVLGIYFFFNKKGRAYKKDNINHRGGKLSHSLLFAVSLALCLFNILPNKASMNEIKKAQEMGILNYEAYTIFAKDKPELVNASEITQDAINKLKGIDPAAVSPLQGAAKGKNLIIIQLESFQSFLLGLKVDGHEITPNLNRLMENSLYLPNFYQMVGQGNTSDAEFVVNSSFYIPPQGAATMAYVDKELPSLPRLLKDNGYQTATFHTNDVEFWNRGELYSSLGWDHYYDHKFFGDEDAFFFGPSDEALYRKTSDKLKEMEADGKPFYAQVISMSAHHPFTIPEEKYKMKLPERYEGTFVGDYIRSQNYADFAFGQFVDELKANGVWDNSLIMVYGDHMGLPIYSLDHDDKELMKEIYGHEYEYADMLNIPLIIHAEGKIGTQTLDHVGGEVDIMPTAASLLGVSMDNNIHFGQDLTSQSYNLLPQRYYLPTGSFIASSGLLIPGNSFEDNTQFTLASGGKAPAGTEDEYNRALRLRQLSDSYVTQLPDKVKDAE from the coding sequence ATGCAGAAAGAAGGCGAAGCTGTGTCATCCTTAAACGTAAAACGATGGCTGATCAAACCATTCGTATATTTCTCCATTCTTTTTATCCTGAAGAGTTTCCTCGCCTGGGGCGTAATTTTTGGAGATCTCCTCTCCTGGAAAACACTATTAACGGAGATTCCTTTTGTCTGGGCCTTGTTCGCCCTTATCGAACGGTTCGCTTCCAAACGGAAGCTTGGCTATTATATGACGGTCAATCTGCTCGTCACCGCAATCTTTTTTGCCGCCATTATGTACTTTAAATATTATGGGGTTATCGTCACTTACCATGCGGCAGAGCAGGTGAATCAGGTTACCGCAGTACGCAACAGCGTATTCTCCCTGATGGACCCGTATTATCTGCTGATTTTTGCCGACATTATCGTCCTTGGCATCTACTTCTTTTTCAATAAGAAGGGCCGGGCCTACAAGAAGGATAACATTAATCACCGCGGCGGAAAACTCTCGCACAGTCTTCTGTTCGCAGTCTCACTGGCCCTTTGCCTGTTCAATATCCTGCCCAATAAGGCAAGCATGAACGAGATCAAGAAGGCGCAGGAGATGGGCATCCTGAATTATGAGGCGTACACGATTTTTGCCAAAGACAAACCTGAGCTTGTGAATGCCAGCGAAATCACGCAGGATGCCATCAACAAGCTTAAGGGAATCGATCCTGCTGCGGTCTCGCCGCTTCAGGGAGCAGCCAAAGGCAAGAATCTGATCATTATTCAATTGGAATCATTCCAAAGCTTCCTGCTTGGACTTAAGGTAGACGGCCACGAAATTACGCCCAATCTGAACCGTTTGATGGAGAACAGTCTCTATCTCCCTAATTTTTATCAAATGGTTGGTCAGGGCAACACATCCGATGCCGAGTTCGTGGTCAACTCCTCCTTCTACATTCCGCCGCAGGGAGCGGCTACCATGGCATATGTCGACAAGGAGCTGCCCAGCCTGCCGCGTCTTTTGAAGGACAACGGCTACCAGACAGCTACCTTCCATACCAATGATGTGGAGTTCTGGAACCGCGGGGAGCTATACAGCTCTCTCGGCTGGGATCATTATTACGACCATAAGTTCTTCGGGGACGAGGATGCCTTTTTCTTCGGGCCTTCCGACGAGGCGCTCTACCGCAAGACTTCAGATAAGCTGAAGGAAATGGAAGCGGACGGCAAACCATTCTACGCCCAGGTCATTTCGATGTCCGCCCATCATCCGTTCACTATTCCTGAGGAAAAATACAAGATGAAGCTGCCGGAACGGTATGAGGGAACTTTTGTCGGTGATTATATCCGGTCGCAAAATTATGCCGACTTTGCCTTTGGCCAGTTCGTGGATGAGCTTAAGGCAAACGGGGTATGGGACAACAGTCTGATCATGGTCTATGGAGACCATATGGGACTGCCGATCTATTCCCTGGATCATGACGACAAGGAATTGATGAAGGAAATCTACGGTCATGAATATGAATATGCCGATATGCTTAATATCCCGCTGATCATTCATGCGGAAGGCAAGATCGGGACGCAAACCCTTGATCATGTCGGCGGTGAAGTGGATATTATGCCAACGGCGGCCAGCCTGCTGGGCGTTTCCATGGACAACAACATTCACTTCGGCCAGGACCTGACAAGCCAGTCGTACAACCTGCTGCCACAGCGTTATTATCTGCCTACCGGGTCCTTTATTGCCAGCTCCGGTCTGCTGATCCCCGGCAACAGCTTCGAGGATAACACACAGTTCACTCTGGCATCGGGAGGCAAGGCTCCTGCTGGAACTGAGGATGAGTACAACCGCGCGCTGCGTTTGCGCCAGCTCTCAGACAGCTACGTAACGCAGCTCCCGGATAAAGTGAAAGATGCAGAATAA
- a CDS encoding bifunctional diguanylate cyclase/phosphodiesterase, which yields MDQMGIHYNLWIVLLSFALAATAAYSALNLILQVFHSAGRVRRLWLLSSACVLGSGIWAMHFVGVMASYLPFKVSYHPGIAGCSLLISMCACYLSLWVATMSPLRTGRLLLSGMILGSGISMMHYMGMYSMKLQAEIHYETLTQGLSVVVACVVSYAAVFLFHKFKDYAGFSRWKLYSAVFIGLAVTGMHYISLRASILEVDNWTGTRPLLIESDVVLLTGVSLVTLFMLAVSCGAVFLDRHVLERMAYHDPLTELPNRHGLERYFKGEFFGGHSGAVFFVDLDRFKSINDTLGHDIGDMLLQEVAGRLRGVISAKGKVFRLGGDEFLIALPVCTMEDAREEAQHILRELKKAYSIEGNELYVTASVGISMTPLHGTDRSALMKAADTALYTSKDSGKNKFSVFDQEMNRHQLRRMSLEKDLRKALARSEFMVVYQPKWDSLMNVTVGLEALLRWRHPEHGIISPAEFIPIAEETGLIVPITYWMLHDVCGQNKLWHKACVANVAVSINMSARMFEGGSLYDVVEEALVRSGLEPHFLELEITESIAMNNMEETVAQLSKLRNLGVRVSLDDFGTGFSSLGNLDEIPVNTLKIDQVFIRKSKMHSKKAIISNIIAIASNLNMEVVAEGVETPEQIELLQSLGCRVMQGFYYGRPMPVSELGQWFIENTA from the coding sequence ATGGATCAAATGGGAATCCACTATAACCTATGGATTGTTTTACTGTCTTTTGCGCTTGCTGCCACCGCAGCTTATTCAGCGCTTAATTTGATTTTACAGGTTTTCCATTCTGCTGGAAGGGTAAGACGCTTATGGCTGTTGTCCAGCGCCTGTGTGCTGGGCAGCGGAATATGGGCTATGCACTTCGTGGGGGTCATGGCGAGCTATCTGCCTTTTAAGGTAAGCTATCATCCGGGAATAGCCGGTTGCTCACTGCTGATCAGCATGTGTGCGTGTTATCTATCGTTATGGGTCGCTACAATGTCCCCCCTGAGAACAGGACGTCTGCTGCTCAGCGGCATGATTCTTGGCAGCGGGATTTCCATGATGCATTATATGGGCATGTACTCCATGAAGCTGCAGGCGGAGATTCATTATGAGACGCTGACCCAGGGGCTGTCCGTTGTCGTCGCTTGTGTGGTTTCATATGCCGCCGTATTTCTTTTTCACAAATTCAAGGATTATGCCGGTTTCAGCCGCTGGAAGCTGTACTCTGCAGTGTTCATTGGGCTTGCAGTTACCGGAATGCACTATATCAGCCTGCGGGCCAGCATTTTGGAGGTTGACAACTGGACTGGCACGAGACCTCTTCTAATAGAGAGCGATGTAGTTCTGCTGACGGGGGTTTCTCTTGTCACTCTGTTTATGCTCGCGGTATCTTGCGGCGCGGTATTTCTGGACCGGCATGTGCTGGAGCGTATGGCTTATCATGATCCCCTGACAGAGCTGCCGAACCGGCACGGGCTGGAACGTTACTTCAAAGGTGAATTTTTTGGCGGGCACTCGGGTGCGGTGTTTTTTGTCGATCTGGACCGGTTCAAGTCGATTAATGATACCCTGGGACATGATATCGGGGACATGCTGCTCCAGGAAGTTGCGGGGAGATTGCGGGGTGTGATCAGTGCCAAGGGCAAAGTTTTCCGGCTGGGCGGGGATGAATTTCTGATTGCCCTGCCGGTCTGCACCATGGAAGATGCCCGGGAGGAAGCACAGCATATTCTGCGGGAATTGAAGAAGGCCTACAGCATTGAGGGCAATGAACTGTATGTTACAGCGAGTGTCGGCATCAGTATGACCCCGCTGCACGGGACAGACCGCTCTGCGCTGATGAAGGCGGCGGACACCGCGCTGTATACCTCCAAAGACTCCGGCAAAAATAAATTCAGTGTGTTCGATCAGGAAATGAACCGTCACCAGCTCCGGCGGATGTCGCTGGAGAAGGATCTGCGCAAGGCGCTGGCCCGTTCAGAATTCATGGTCGTTTACCAGCCGAAATGGGATTCGCTCATGAACGTAACCGTCGGGCTGGAGGCGCTGCTGCGCTGGAGGCATCCGGAACATGGCATTATTTCGCCTGCCGAATTCATTCCCATCGCCGAGGAGACCGGGCTTATTGTACCCATTACGTATTGGATGCTGCATGATGTATGCGGCCAGAATAAGCTCTGGCACAAAGCCTGCGTAGCCAACGTGGCCGTCTCCATTAACATGTCGGCCCGGATGTTTGAAGGTGGCAGCCTCTATGATGTGGTCGAAGAGGCGCTGGTCCGCTCCGGTCTGGAGCCGCATTTCCTGGAGCTGGAGATCACGGAGTCCATCGCCATGAACAATATGGAAGAGACGGTAGCGCAGCTCTCCAAGCTGCGGAATCTCGGAGTCAGGGTATCGCTGGATGACTTCGGCACCGGCTTCTCCTCCCTCGGGAACCTGGATGAAATTCCGGTGAACACGCTGAAGATTGACCAGGTATTCATCCGCAAGAGCAAGATGCATTCCAAGAAGGCCATCATCAGCAATATAATTGCCATCGCCAGCAACCTCAACATGGAGGTTGTCGCCGAAGGTGTAGAAACACCTGAGCAGATTGAACTGCTGCAGTCCCTGGGCTGCCGGGTAATGCAGGGCTTTTATTACGGGAGGCCCATGCCTGTCAGTGAGCTGGGGCAGTGGTTCATAGAGAATACGGCGTGA
- a CDS encoding Gfo/Idh/MocA family protein — protein MTLNIGIVGTGWFSKVHADLLAGMEDVKLQAVCGSSKQKGEDMASPYGAEGYGDITEMLDARKLDAVYICVPPQSHGAIERALIRREIPFFVEKPLGSSTEIPASLLQDIKEHGLLTSVGYHFRYQENIARLKKLLSGDKVGMIVGQWMGSMPGVAWWRDQEQSGGQFTEQTTHIVDLLRYLGGEVTEVYGMFGNRIVHEQHEGVTVADVGTVSLKLDNGIVANISNTCVLPGEVGQVGLSFYNDKGLLDWNPDRLMEVRSGDSKEYVSSGNPYAAESEAFLHAVRTGDRSRILSDYEDGYKTLKVTCAAYESAKSGLPVKL, from the coding sequence ATGACACTCAATATAGGAATTGTAGGAACCGGCTGGTTCTCCAAGGTGCATGCCGATTTGCTGGCGGGAATGGAGGATGTGAAGCTCCAGGCGGTCTGCGGCAGCAGCAAGCAAAAGGGTGAAGACATGGCTAGTCCCTACGGCGCTGAAGGGTATGGGGACATTACAGAGATGCTGGATGCCCGCAAGCTGGATGCCGTATATATTTGTGTGCCTCCGCAGTCGCATGGGGCAATTGAGCGGGCGCTGATCCGCAGGGAGATCCCCTTTTTCGTGGAGAAGCCGCTGGGTTCAAGCACGGAGATCCCGGCAAGCCTGCTGCAGGATATCAAGGAGCATGGGCTGCTGACCTCAGTTGGCTACCACTTCCGGTATCAGGAGAATATCGCACGGCTGAAGAAATTACTCAGCGGAGACAAGGTAGGCATGATCGTGGGACAGTGGATGGGCAGCATGCCGGGCGTTGCCTGGTGGCGCGACCAGGAGCAGTCCGGCGGACAATTTACCGAGCAGACCACCCATATCGTCGATCTGCTGCGTTATCTGGGCGGTGAGGTGACGGAGGTCTACGGCATGTTCGGCAACCGGATTGTGCATGAGCAGCATGAAGGCGTAACGGTAGCCGACGTGGGCACGGTCTCGCTCAAGCTGGACAATGGCATTGTGGCGAATATCTCGAATACTTGTGTACTGCCGGGAGAGGTTGGACAAGTGGGTCTTAGCTTCTATAATGACAAAGGGCTGCTGGATTGGAATCCGGACCGGCTGATGGAGGTGCGCAGCGGCGACAGCAAGGAATACGTCAGTTCCGGCAATCCTTATGCAGCCGAGAGCGAGGCTTTCCTGCATGCAGTGCGGACCGGTGACCGTTCGCGCATTCTCAGCGACTACGAAGACGGCTATAAGACGCTGAAGGTAACCTGTGCTGCCTATGAGTCCGCCAAAAGCGGGTTGCCGGTAAAACTATAG
- a CDS encoding CidB/LrgB family autolysis modulator — translation MTGLLLLVLTVAVYLLAKRIYASSSKMYASPLIITPLLIIIFLLLTGIPYESYNAGGKWLTDLLQPATIAFAIPLHKNFKVLKKHAAEIAAGVLSGTVMAVLSSMLLAKWLHLSGDLATSLVPRSVTTPIAMSISQSIGGVPSITAVFVILTGVLGTLMGPSVLRLFRIDNEIARGVSLGTAAHGTGTSKAFELSSLTGTISSIAMILTALLSIGLAPALLAVFLH, via the coding sequence ATGACTGGACTGTTGCTGCTTGTACTGACTGTCGCTGTGTATCTGCTGGCCAAGCGAATCTATGCTTCCAGCAGCAAGATGTATGCTTCACCGCTTATCATTACACCGCTGCTGATTATCATTTTTCTGCTCTTAACGGGAATTCCTTATGAATCCTACAATGCGGGAGGCAAATGGCTTACGGATCTGCTGCAGCCGGCAACCATTGCCTTTGCAATCCCTCTTCATAAAAACTTCAAGGTACTGAAAAAACATGCTGCCGAAATTGCGGCAGGCGTACTGTCAGGGACGGTTATGGCTGTGCTCTCCTCGATGCTGCTGGCCAAATGGCTGCATCTGAGCGGCGATCTGGCAACCAGCCTGGTACCTCGTTCGGTCACCACACCGATCGCCATGAGCATCTCGCAAAGCATTGGGGGCGTTCCGAGCATTACGGCAGTATTCGTAATTTTAACCGGAGTGCTTGGTACGCTGATGGGTCCTTCTGTGCTGCGTCTCTTCCGCATTGACAACGAAATTGCGCGCGGTGTATCGCTGGGAACCGCCGCGCACGGTACGGGCACCTCCAAAGCCTTCGAGCTGAGTTCGCTGACCGGCACCATCTCCAGTATCGCGATGATTCTGACGGCCCTGCTCTCGATTGGGCTTGCGCCGGCACTCCTCGCGGTTTTCCTCCACTAG